One Malus sylvestris chromosome 14, drMalSylv7.2, whole genome shotgun sequence DNA segment encodes these proteins:
- the LOC126599364 gene encoding cytochrome P450 86A22-like, with amino-acid sequence MEASTALMILSAIAAYLVWFKMISRSMYGPRVWPLLGSLPGLIQNVNRMHDWIADNLRQCGGTYQTCTCAIPFLARKQGLVTVTCDPKNLEHILKTRFDNYPKGPTWQAVFHDLLGDGIFNSDGDTWLFQRKTAALEFTTRTLRQAMARWVSRAIELRFCPVLEAAQNEAKPVDLQDLLLRLTFDNICGLAFGKDPQTLALGLPENDFANAFDRATEATLQRFILPEIIWKIKKWLGLGMEVSLNHSLHHIDKYLSGIINARKLELASQQQGRGNGTPHDDLLSRFMKKKSYSDKFLQEVALNFILAGRDTSSVALSWFFWLVIQNPQVEEKILSEICTVLMETRGSDTSKWVKEPLFFEEVDRLTYLKATLSETLRLYPSVPQDSKHTINDDVLPSGTFVPAGSSVTYSIYGIGRMKFIWGEDCLEFKPERWLSLDGKKMEVQDSYKFVSFNAGPRICLGKDLAYLQMKSIAAAVLLRHRLVVVPGHRVEQKMSLTLFMKYGLRVNVHPRDLMPILAKIGNGDQWGKDVEIVV; translated from the coding sequence ATGGAGGCATCAACGGCTCTAATGATCTTATCAGCCATAGCGGCGTATTTAGTTTGGTTCAAGATGATCTCACGGTCAATGTACGGTCCACGTGTCTGGCCGCTGTTGGGTAGCCTCCCGGGTCTCATACAGAACGTGAACCGGATGCACGACTGGATCGCCGACAATCTCCGCCAGTGCGGCGGCACGTACCAGACCTGCACCTGCGCCATTCCATTCCTGGCGCGCAAGCAAGGGCTCGTGACTGTCACCTGCGACCCCAAGAACTTGGAGCACATTTTGAAGACTCGGTTTGATAATTACCCCAAGGGTCCAACCTGGCAAGCTGTGTTCCATGATCTGCTTGGCGATGGGATCTTCAACAGTGATGGTGACACGTGGCTGTTCCAGCGTAAGACGGCGGCACTGGAATTCACCACCCGAACGCTCCGCCAAGCCATGGCTCGGTGGGTGAGCCGAGCCATCGAGCTTAGGTTTTGCCCAGTTCTTGAGGCGGCTCAAAACGAAGCCAAGCCGGTTGATCTTCAAGACCTCTTGCTTCGGCTCACTTTCGATAACATATGCGGATTGGCATTCGGGAAGGATCCACAAACGCTAGCTCTGGGCCTTCCCGAAAACGACTTCGCGAATGCTTTCGATCGAGCCACCGAAGCCACGTTGCAACGCTTCATCTTGCCCGAAATCatatggaaaataaaaaaatggcttGGGCTCGGAATGGAAGTCAGCTTGAACCATAGCCTCCATCACATTGATAAATACCTATCCGGTATCATCAACGCGCGTAAGCTCGAGTTGGCAAGCCAACAACAAGGTCGTGGCAATGGGACCCCACATGATGACTTGCTGTCTCGGTTCATGAAGAAAAAGTCCTACTCGGACAAATTCCTTCAAGAGGTAGCACTCAATTTCATCCTAGCTGGACGTGACACGTCATCGGTTGCGCTGAGTTGGTTCTTTTGGTTGGTGATTCAAAACCCACAAGTGGAGGAGAAAATCCTCTCTGAAATTTGCACCGTTCTGATGGAGACACGTGGCAGTGATACTTCCAAATGGGTGAAAGAGCCCCTATTCTTTGAAGAAGTTGATCGATTGACATACCTTAAGGCAACATTGTCTGAGACCCTAAGGCTTTACCCTTCTGTGCCACAAGACTCCAAGCACACAATCAATGACGACGTTTTGCCGAGTGGGACGTTTGTTCCGGCAGGCTCTTCAGTCACATATTCGATTTACGGGATCGGTCGCATGAAGTTCATTTGGGGTGAAGATTGCCTAGAATTTAAGCCGGAGAGGTGGTTGTCTTTGGATGGCAAAAAAATGGAGGTACAAGATTCTTACAAGTTTGTTTCTTTCAATGCCGGTCCAAGAATTTGTTTGGGCAAGGATTTAGCTTACTTGCAAATGAAGTCGATTGCGGCGGCCGTGTTGCTAAGGCACCGGCTCGTGGTGGTGCCGGGCCACCGGGTGGAGCAGAAGATGTCGTTGACTTTGTTCATGAAGTATGGCCTCAGGGTTAACGTGCACCCTAGGGATTTGATGCCTATTTTGGCAAAAATAGGCAACGGGGACCAATGGGGAAAAGATGTTGAGATTGTGGTTTGA
- the LOC126599366 gene encoding putative B3 domain-containing protein At1g78640 translates to MEVCTDLSLATPCCAQSENQVQDKLSTELNLFDPTWTKLKRTAEDDTAFASNPEHETLSATGNAMQKFMKRRNEVAAKISRLLIKYSFNEAVQQIWKGPTNSSRYMEPWPIKKTLTMTDVGRNMHRARRLVLRRKLVKKHILPYLSYQIINCVENQGAGITIYDLNTCSEHQLIFKRWKGSGTYVLMSAWSREFVWRRQLKEGDLIGFCWDAHKLMLVFSVIMRAGSKYPSA, encoded by the coding sequence ATGGAAGTCTGCACAGATCTATCGCTTGCCACTCCCTGCTGCGCACAGTCAGAAAACCAAGTTCAAGACAAACTGTCAACTGAACTGAATTTATTCGATCCAACTTGGACCAAATTGAAGAGAACAGCAGAGGACGACACTGCATTTGCTTCGAACCCAGAGCATGAAACACTATCTGCTACTGGGAATGCTATGCAAAAATTCATGAAGCGAAGAAATGAAGTGGCTGCAAAGATTTCCCGCCTGCTGATCAAATATAGCTTCAATGAGGCCGTGCAGCAGATTTGGAAAGGGCCAACCAACTCGAGCCGGTACATGGAGCCTTGGCCGATCAAGAAAACTCTGACGATGACCGACGTTGGACGGAACATGCACAGGGCCAGAAGGCTAGTGCTGAGGAGAAAGTTGGTTAAGAAACATATCTTGCCCTACTTGAGCTATCAAATTATTAACTGTGTCGAAAATCAGGGAGCAGGGATTACAATCTATGATCTTAATACGTGCTCCGAGCATCAATTGATTTTCAAGCGTTGGAAGGGCTCCGGAACTTATGTTTTGATGAGCGCATGGAGCCGTGAATTTGTGTGGAGGCGGCAACTGAAAGAAGGTGATCTGATTGGTTTTTGCTGGGATGCTCACAAGCTGATGCTGGTCTTTTCTGTCATCATGCGTGCTGGATCCAAGTATCCTTCTGCTTGA